One region of Flavobacterium sp. KACC 22763 genomic DNA includes:
- a CDS encoding alpha-isopropylmalate synthase regulatory domain-containing protein — MEKRKIEIMDTTLRDGEQTSGVSFSAAEKLTIAQLLLEELNIDRIEIASARVSEGEFQAVKGITSWAEEKGYINRIEVLTFVDGGVSIDWMKKAGAKVQNLLTKGSMNHLTHQLKKTPEQHFSEIAQIIALAKENNIETNVYLEDWSNGMRNSPDYVFQFLDFLATQPIKRVLLPDTLGVLIPSLTFEFISKIRAKYPNIHFDFHAHNDYDLSVANVMEAIKAGINGLHVTVNGMGERAGNAPLESTVAVINDYLPEVNIGIKETSLYSVSKLVETFTGYRIPANKPIVGDNVFTQTAGIHADGDNKNNLYFNDLLPERFGRKRKYALGKTSGKANIEKNLQELGLKLNNEDLKLVTQRIIELGDKKETVTKEDLPYIISDVLDSHTYEEKITINSYMLVHSKGMRPSTTLSLNLNGEIIEENAQGDGQFDAFMNALSKIYKSKKLTLPKLIDYAVRIPPGSSSDALCETIITWVNNGKEFKTRGLDSDQTVAAIIATQKMLNIVT, encoded by the coding sequence ATGGAAAAAAGAAAAATTGAAATAATGGATACGACGCTTCGTGATGGTGAACAAACCTCAGGAGTTTCATTTTCTGCTGCAGAAAAACTGACCATTGCACAATTGTTGTTGGAGGAATTAAATATTGATAGAATCGAAATTGCTTCAGCACGCGTGAGCGAAGGAGAATTTCAGGCTGTAAAAGGCATTACTTCATGGGCTGAAGAAAAAGGATACATTAACAGAATTGAAGTCCTTACGTTTGTTGACGGAGGAGTTTCAATAGACTGGATGAAAAAAGCGGGTGCCAAAGTGCAGAATTTATTGACCAAAGGCTCAATGAATCACTTAACACATCAATTAAAAAAAACTCCAGAACAGCATTTTTCTGAAATCGCTCAAATCATTGCTTTAGCCAAAGAAAATAATATTGAAACCAATGTTTATCTGGAAGACTGGAGCAACGGAATGCGAAATTCTCCAGATTATGTTTTTCAATTCTTGGATTTCTTAGCAACTCAGCCAATTAAAAGAGTTTTACTTCCTGATACTTTAGGCGTTTTAATTCCGTCTCTAACTTTTGAATTCATTTCGAAAATCAGAGCAAAATATCCAAACATTCATTTTGATTTCCACGCTCATAACGATTACGATTTAAGCGTTGCTAACGTTATGGAAGCGATAAAAGCAGGAATCAATGGACTTCACGTAACCGTAAACGGAATGGGAGAACGCGCTGGAAATGCACCTCTTGAAAGCACTGTTGCTGTTATCAATGATTATCTGCCAGAAGTAAATATTGGTATTAAAGAAACTTCGTTGTATTCTGTAAGTAAGCTGGTTGAAACTTTTACAGGTTATAGAATTCCTGCCAATAAACCAATTGTTGGCGACAATGTCTTTACCCAAACTGCCGGAATTCACGCTGACGGTGACAACAAAAACAATCTTTATTTTAATGATCTTCTTCCAGAACGTTTTGGAAGAAAAAGAAAATACGCTCTCGGAAAAACTTCTGGAAAGGCCAATATCGAAAAAAATCTTCAGGAGTTAGGCTTAAAACTTAACAACGAAGATTTGAAATTGGTTACCCAAAGAATTATCGAATTGGGCGACAAAAAAGAAACCGTAACTAAAGAAGACCTTCCATACATTATTTCTGATGTTTTGGACAGTCATACTTATGAAGAAAAAATTACTATAAACTCTTATATGCTGGTTCATTCTAAAGGAATGCGCCCATCTACGACTTTATCTTTAAATTTAAACGGAGAAATAATCGAAGAAAACGCTCAAGGAGACGGTCAGTTTGATGCTTTTATGAATGCTTTATCAAAGATTTACAAAAGCAAAAAACTAACGCTTCCGAAATTGATCGATTATGCTGTTAGAATCCCGCCAGGAAGTAGTTCTGACGCGTTGTGCGAAACCATTATTACATGGGTCAACAACGGAAAAGAATTCAAAACCCGTGGATTAGACTCAGATCAAACTGTTGCAGCGATTATTGCAACGCAGAAAATGTTGAATATAGTTACTTAA
- the leuD gene encoding 3-isopropylmalate dehydratase small subunit — MAYDKFNILTSSGVPLPIENVDTDQIIPARFLKATKREGFGDNLFRDWRYNGDDTPKADFVLNNPTYSGKILVGGKNFGSGSSREHAAWAVYDYGFRAVVSSFFADIFKGNCLNIGVLPVQISPEFLENIFKAIEADPKTELEINLPDQTITLLPTGEQESFAINGYKKNNMINGFDDIDYLQDMKEDIKAFADKLPY, encoded by the coding sequence ATGGCATACGATAAATTTAACATACTTACAAGCAGCGGTGTACCGTTGCCAATTGAGAACGTAGATACAGATCAAATCATTCCAGCTCGTTTCTTAAAAGCTACAAAACGTGAAGGTTTTGGAGACAACCTTTTTAGAGACTGGAGATATAACGGAGACGATACTCCAAAAGCAGATTTCGTTTTAAACAACCCAACTTACAGCGGAAAAATCCTTGTTGGAGGAAAAAACTTCGGTTCTGGATCTTCAAGAGAGCACGCTGCGTGGGCGGTTTACGATTACGGATTTAGAGCTGTAGTTTCTAGTTTTTTTGCTGATATCTTCAAAGGAAACTGTTTAAATATTGGTGTTTTGCCAGTACAAATCAGTCCAGAATTTTTGGAAAATATTTTCAAAGCAATCGAAGCTGATCCTAAAACAGAATTAGAAATCAATCTTCCTGACCAAACTATTACTTTATTGCCAACTGGCGAGCAAGAATCTTTTGCTATCAACGGATACAAAAAGAATAATATGATTAATGGTTTTGACGACATTGATTATTTACAAGATATGAAAGAGGATATTAAAGCTTTTGCTGATAAACTTCCTTACTAA
- the leuC gene encoding 3-isopropylmalate dehydratase large subunit, whose protein sequence is MSKTLFDKVWDSHVVRKIEDGPDVFFIDRHFIHEVTSPVAFLGLKSRGVNVLYPDRTFATADHNTPTINQHLPVQDPLSANQLKALEDNANEYGISHWGLGHQKNGIVHVVGPENGITLPGATIVCGDSHTSTHGAFGAIAFGIGTSEVEMVLSTQCIMQPKPKKMRINVNGQLSKGVGPKDVALYIIAQLTTSGGTGYFVEYAGDVFENMTMEGRMTVCNLSIEMGARGGMIAPDQTTFDFLEGRLYAPKGEAWTKAVEYWKTLKTDADAVFDAELNIKAEDIEPMITYGTNPGMGIGITKHIPSANQVEGGEETYKKSLAYMGFNEDDVMIGKQIDYVFLGSCTNGRIEDFRAFAEIVKGRKKADNVTAWLVPGSHVVEAQIKEEGILDILTEAGFVLRQPGCSACLAMNDDKVPAGKYAVSTSNRNFEGRQGPGSRTLLASPIMAAAAAVTGKLTDPRELF, encoded by the coding sequence ATGAGTAAGACATTATTTGACAAAGTATGGGATTCACATGTTGTGCGTAAAATTGAAGATGGACCAGATGTGTTTTTTATTGACCGCCATTTCATTCATGAAGTTACGAGTCCTGTTGCTTTTTTAGGATTAAAATCAAGAGGCGTTAACGTATTATATCCGGATCGTACTTTTGCAACTGCCGACCACAATACACCAACCATAAACCAACATTTACCAGTTCAAGATCCGCTTTCTGCAAACCAGCTTAAAGCTCTTGAAGACAATGCAAACGAATACGGAATTTCGCACTGGGGATTAGGTCACCAAAAAAATGGTATTGTACACGTAGTTGGTCCTGAAAACGGAATTACTTTGCCAGGTGCTACTATTGTATGTGGAGATTCGCATACGTCTACTCACGGTGCTTTTGGAGCTATTGCTTTTGGTATCGGAACATCTGAGGTTGAAATGGTGCTTTCTACGCAATGTATTATGCAGCCTAAACCAAAGAAAATGCGTATTAACGTAAACGGACAACTAAGTAAAGGAGTTGGACCAAAAGACGTTGCGCTTTATATTATTGCTCAGTTAACTACTTCTGGAGGAACAGGATATTTTGTTGAATATGCTGGTGATGTTTTTGAAAACATGACTATGGAAGGCCGTATGACAGTTTGTAACCTAAGTATAGAAATGGGTGCTCGTGGAGGTATGATTGCTCCTGATCAAACAACTTTCGATTTCTTAGAAGGAAGACTTTACGCTCCAAAAGGTGAAGCTTGGACAAAAGCTGTTGAATACTGGAAAACTCTTAAAACTGATGCTGATGCTGTGTTTGATGCTGAATTAAACATCAAAGCTGAAGACATCGAACCAATGATTACTTATGGTACAAACCCTGGAATGGGAATTGGTATCACAAAACATATCCCAAGTGCAAACCAAGTTGAAGGTGGTGAGGAAACTTACAAAAAATCTTTGGCTTACATGGGCTTCAACGAAGATGACGTAATGATTGGAAAACAAATCGACTACGTTTTCTTAGGAAGTTGTACAAACGGACGTATTGAAGATTTTAGAGCTTTTGCTGAAATTGTAAAAGGAAGAAAAAAAGCAGATAATGTTACGGCTTGGTTAGTTCCGGGTTCTCACGTTGTTGAAGCTCAGATTAAAGAAGAAGGAATTTTAGATATTCTGACTGAAGCTGGTTTCGTATTGCGTCAGCCGGGTTGTTCTGCTTGTTTAGCAATGAACGACGATAAAGTTCCTGCTGGTAAATACGCAGTAAGTACTTCAAACAGAAACTTTGAAGGTCGTCAAGGTCCTGGTTCAAGAACGCTTTTAGCTTCTCCAATTATGGCGGCAGCAGCGGCAGTTACTGGAAAATTAACTGACCCGCGCGAATTATTTTAG
- a CDS encoding helix-turn-helix domain-containing protein, with translation MERKNNSPEKISSISQFHDLLRLPKPLHPMVSLVDNTQLVINEDLANHAFLLDFYKISYKFSTKGKMGYGQGYYDFNEGGLMFASPTQLIFTENEEGVEYGGYTLLFHPDFIRNYPLGKSIKKYGFFSYDTNEALHLSDSEKTIIIGLLQSIDNELNTAIDEMSQDVIVSYIDVLLNYSNRFYKRQFITRKTISNDLLLKVEETLDNYISNAETLKRGLPTVEFLASQINVSSHYLSDMLRNLTGLNAQQHIHSKLIEKSKDFLITTNLSVAEIAYQLGFEYPQSFSKLFKKKTNLTPLEFKNSLN, from the coding sequence ATGGAAAGAAAAAACAATAGTCCAGAAAAAATCTCTTCTATATCACAGTTTCATGACCTGCTTCGACTGCCAAAACCACTTCATCCGATGGTGAGTTTGGTAGACAATACGCAGTTGGTCATCAACGAAGATTTAGCGAATCATGCCTTTTTGCTTGATTTTTATAAGATCTCTTATAAGTTTTCTACCAAAGGAAAAATGGGCTACGGTCAAGGCTATTATGATTTCAACGAAGGCGGACTTATGTTTGCTTCCCCAACTCAGTTAATTTTTACTGAAAATGAGGAAGGCGTTGAATACGGTGGCTATACACTTTTATTTCATCCTGATTTTATTCGAAATTATCCTTTAGGAAAAAGCATCAAAAAATATGGTTTCTTTTCTTATGATACCAATGAAGCACTGCATCTTTCTGACAGTGAAAAAACAATCATTATTGGATTATTGCAGAGTATTGACAACGAACTCAATACCGCAATTGATGAAATGAGCCAGGATGTAATTGTTTCTTATATCGATGTTTTGTTGAATTACAGCAATCGTTTTTACAAGCGTCAATTCATTACCAGAAAAACCATCAGTAACGATTTATTATTAAAAGTCGAAGAAACTCTGGATAACTATATTAGCAATGCAGAAACTTTGAAAAGAGGATTGCCAACAGTAGAATTTCTGGCTTCGCAGATTAATGTTTCAAGTCACTACTTAAGCGACATGCTTCGTAACTTAACTGGGTTAAATGCACAACAGCATATTCATTCGAAATTAATTGAAAAGTCAAAAGATTTCTTGATTACTACCAATCTTTCTGTAGCAGAAATTGCTTATCAATTGGGTTTTGAGTATCCACAATCTTTCAGTAAATTATTCAAAAAGAAAACCAATCTAACTCCATTAGAATTTAAAAATTCATTGAACTAA
- a CDS encoding SDR family oxidoreductase gives MKTIFITGASSGLGKATAKLFHDQGWNVIATMRNPEKETELSQLKNITLLPLDVTNYDQIQATVQKALEISDIDIVFNNAGYGLIGPLESLSDSQITKQLDTNLLGVIRVTNAFIPYFRERKTGSFISTTSIGGLISFPLGSIYHATKWGLEGWSESMAYELNPFGINIKTVSPGAIKTEFLHGSLDTSTLPEYETMTNKMFGNVDTMFEMASTPEQIANVVYEAATDGKNQLRYVAGEDAKALYKQRLEVGDEVFRSEFGKQFFGE, from the coding sequence ATGAAAACAATTTTTATCACAGGCGCATCATCAGGTTTAGGAAAAGCAACAGCAAAATTATTCCACGATCAAGGGTGGAATGTAATTGCAACAATGAGAAATCCCGAAAAAGAAACTGAGCTCTCTCAATTAAAAAATATAACCCTTTTACCCTTAGACGTTACCAATTATGATCAAATCCAAGCTACAGTTCAAAAAGCGCTTGAAATTAGTGACATTGATATCGTTTTTAACAATGCTGGTTATGGATTAATTGGCCCTTTAGAAAGTCTTTCCGATTCTCAAATCACCAAACAGTTAGACACTAATTTATTGGGAGTAATTCGCGTTACAAATGCATTTATTCCATATTTCAGAGAAAGAAAAACCGGCTCATTTATTTCAACAACTTCCATTGGCGGATTGATCTCTTTCCCTTTAGGATCAATCTATCATGCAACAAAATGGGGATTGGAAGGCTGGAGCGAAAGTATGGCTTATGAATTAAATCCGTTTGGAATAAACATTAAAACCGTTTCTCCTGGAGCAATTAAAACAGAGTTCCTTCACGGCTCACTTGACACAAGCACTTTGCCAGAATACGAAACAATGACCAATAAAATGTTTGGAAACGTTGACACCATGTTTGAAATGGCCTCAACTCCTGAGCAAATTGCCAATGTTGTTTATGAAGCTGCTACAGATGGAAAAAACCAATTAAGATATGTTGCCGGTGAAGATGCAAAAGCGCTTTACAAACAAAGATTGGAAGTTGGAGACGAGGTTTTTCGTTCTGAATTTGGCAAACAATTTTTTGGAGAATAA
- the dnaE gene encoding DNA polymerase III subunit alpha, translating into MYLIFDTETTGLPKRWDAPITDSDNWPRCIQIAWQLHDEMGQLVEHQDYLVKPEGFNIPYDAERIHGISTELAEADGITLAEVLEKFNIALSKTKYIVGQNLGFDVNIMGAEFHRMGVESQMSSMPVLDTCTEVTASLLQLPGGRGGKFKLPTLTELHSYLFDQPFAEAHNATADVEATTRCFLELVRREVFTKEELDVPKEYFKDFQQRNPEPFKLIGLKHINLKAASDKIREQLKALAGEDTQNVVSEEDKADFKAAKFAHLHNHTQFSVLQSTIGIGNIVAAAAKNGMPAVAMTDTGNMMGAFHFVSAVMNHNKAASGKNKALVEAGEEPTETEVKPIVGCEFNICENHLDKSKKDNGYQVVLMAKNKAGYHNLAKMASIAYTDGFYYVPRIDRNIVEQYKGDIMVLSGNLYGEIPSKILNIGENQAEEALIWWKEQFGEDFYLEVMRHNQEDENRVNKTLIEFAKKHDVKLIATNNTYYLNKEDANAHDILLCVKDGEKQATPIGRGRGYRYGLPNQEYYFKSQDEMKKLFADLPEAIINIQEIIDKVEGYSLYRDVLLPKFEIPDEFVDPEDEKDNGVRGENAYLRHLTMEGAKRRYGEITESIQERLDFELMTISNSGYPGYFLIVQDFIAEARNMDVSVGPGRGSAAGSAVAYCLGITNIDPIKYDLLFERFLNPDRVSMPDIDIDFDDEGRGRVMEYVINKYGQKQVAQIITYGKMATKSAIRDTARVLDLPLFEADRIAKLIPGMMPSKWNLARFISESEEEVKKALRSDEFDNVKELIAIANEDDLAGETIQQAKILEGSMRNTGIHACGVIITPSDITNYVPVTTAKDSDLYVTQFDNSVAESAGLLKMDFLGLKTLTLIKDTVKLVKYRTGIELNPDTFPIDDEETYALFQRGETVGIFQYESPGMQKYMKDLKPTVFGDLIAMNALYRPGPLEYIPSFVRRKNGDEEIKYDLDACAEYLSETYGITVYQEQVMLLSQSLAGFTKGEADVLRKAMGKKQKDVLDKMKPKFVEQAAAKGHDAKILEKIWKDWEAFASYAFNKSHSTCYAWIAYQTAYLKAHYPAEYMAAVLSNNMNDIKQVSFFMEECKRMGLQVLGPDVNESYYKFTVNDDYAVRFGMGAIKGVGSGAVETIVENRKDGRYKSIFDLAKRIDLRAANKKAIENLALAGGFDSFEGTTRAQYFHDDGDGITFYEKAMRYGSKFQENENSSQVSLFGETSEVQIAEPVVPPCEDWSTMEKLAKEKEVVGIYISGHPLDDFRFEMKYFCNSRLEALKSMNEYVGKNLMFAGIINNVQHRVAKNGKGWAAFNLEGYDESYEFKIFGEEYLKFRHFLIQNNFAFLKILIKDGWVNHDTGKKTDPRMQFVEIRQLQDILEAFAKKLIVLLNIKDLHPEFIHKLSHLFAENKGENSVTFEIMELEKIKRLVEVETPADFEAEDAVFEAENENEDSAMEDTKIQEVNEVEEIKVVTKLTMPSRRLKVRISTELLQELEKMQINFKLN; encoded by the coding sequence ATGTATTTAATATTCGATACCGAAACAACCGGATTACCAAAACGCTGGGATGCCCCGATTACCGATTCTGACAACTGGCCTCGCTGTATACAAATTGCGTGGCAGCTTCATGACGAAATGGGACAGCTTGTCGAACATCAGGATTATTTGGTAAAACCAGAAGGATTTAACATTCCGTATGATGCTGAACGTATTCACGGAATCTCAACTGAATTGGCTGAAGCCGATGGAATCACTTTGGCCGAAGTTTTAGAGAAATTCAATATTGCTTTAAGCAAAACCAAATATATTGTTGGACAGAATTTAGGTTTTGACGTTAATATTATGGGAGCCGAATTCCATAGAATGGGAGTGGAGTCTCAAATGAGTTCTATGCCTGTTTTGGATACTTGTACCGAAGTTACTGCTTCATTATTACAGCTTCCTGGAGGTCGTGGAGGAAAATTCAAACTGCCAACTTTGACCGAATTACACAGCTATCTTTTCGATCAGCCATTCGCGGAAGCGCACAACGCAACTGCCGACGTTGAGGCAACTACACGTTGTTTCTTAGAATTGGTTAGAAGAGAAGTTTTTACAAAAGAAGAACTTGACGTTCCGAAAGAATATTTCAAAGACTTTCAACAACGAAATCCAGAGCCATTTAAATTAATTGGTTTAAAACACATTAATTTAAAAGCAGCTTCTGATAAAATTAGAGAACAGCTTAAAGCTTTAGCTGGAGAAGATACACAAAATGTTGTTTCAGAAGAAGACAAAGCCGATTTCAAAGCAGCAAAATTTGCACATTTACACAATCATACACAGTTTTCGGTACTTCAATCTACTATCGGAATTGGAAATATTGTGGCGGCTGCAGCCAAAAACGGAATGCCAGCCGTTGCGATGACGGATACTGGAAACATGATGGGAGCTTTCCATTTTGTGAGCGCTGTTATGAATCACAACAAAGCTGCATCTGGAAAAAATAAAGCTTTGGTCGAAGCTGGTGAAGAACCAACAGAAACCGAAGTAAAACCAATTGTAGGCTGTGAATTTAATATCTGCGAAAATCACTTAGATAAAAGCAAAAAAGACAATGGTTACCAAGTTGTTTTGATGGCTAAAAATAAAGCTGGGTATCATAACTTAGCTAAAATGGCTTCGATTGCTTATACTGACGGATTTTACTATGTTCCGAGAATTGATAGAAACATTGTTGAGCAATACAAAGGCGATATCATGGTTTTGTCTGGGAATTTATACGGAGAGATTCCGAGTAAAATCTTGAATATTGGTGAAAATCAAGCTGAAGAAGCTTTAATATGGTGGAAAGAACAGTTTGGCGAAGATTTCTATCTGGAAGTGATGCGCCACAATCAGGAAGATGAAAATCGTGTAAATAAAACCCTGATTGAGTTTGCTAAAAAACACGATGTCAAATTAATTGCGACAAACAATACCTATTATTTAAATAAAGAAGATGCCAATGCGCACGATATTTTACTTTGTGTAAAAGATGGTGAAAAGCAGGCAACACCAATTGGTCGTGGACGTGGCTATCGCTACGGACTTCCAAATCAGGAATACTACTTCAAGTCGCAAGACGAGATGAAAAAACTCTTTGCTGATTTGCCAGAAGCCATTATCAACATTCAGGAAATAATTGATAAGGTTGAAGGATATTCATTGTATCGTGATGTATTGCTTCCGAAATTTGAAATTCCGGATGAATTTGTTGATCCAGAAGATGAAAAAGACAATGGTGTTCGAGGGGAAAATGCTTATTTGCGCCATCTTACAATGGAAGGCGCCAAAAGAAGATATGGCGAAATTACCGAATCGATTCAAGAGCGTTTGGATTTTGAGTTAATGACGATTTCTAATTCTGGTTATCCTGGATATTTCTTGATTGTACAGGATTTCATTGCCGAAGCTAGAAATATGGACGTTTCGGTAGGGCCAGGCCGTGGTTCTGCAGCGGGTTCTGCCGTTGCTTATTGCCTCGGAATTACCAATATTGACCCGATTAAATACGACTTGCTTTTTGAGCGTTTCCTAAATCCTGACCGTGTATCGATGCCCGATATTGATATCGACTTTGATGACGAGGGTCGTGGACGTGTAATGGAATACGTAATCAACAAATACGGTCAAAAACAGGTGGCGCAGATTATCACCTATGGTAAAATGGCAACCAAATCGGCTATTCGTGATACGGCTCGTGTATTGGATTTGCCATTATTTGAAGCCGATAGAATTGCGAAATTGATTCCAGGTATGATGCCGTCAAAATGGAATCTGGCGCGTTTTATTTCTGAAAGTGAAGAAGAAGTTAAAAAAGCCCTTCGTTCTGACGAATTTGATAATGTAAAAGAATTAATCGCGATTGCCAATGAAGATGATTTGGCAGGAGAAACTATTCAGCAGGCAAAAATCCTTGAAGGATCGATGCGTAATACGGGTATTCACGCCTGCGGGGTAATTATTACGCCATCGGATATTACGAATTATGTTCCTGTAACAACTGCAAAAGATTCCGATTTATATGTAACACAATTTGACAACTCGGTTGCAGAAAGTGCCGGATTGCTGAAAATGGACTTCTTGGGTCTGAAGACCCTTACGCTGATAAAAGATACCGTAAAACTGGTAAAATACAGAACAGGAATTGAACTGAATCCAGATACTTTCCCGATTGATGATGAAGAAACGTATGCGCTTTTCCAAAGAGGTGAAACCGTTGGAATTTTCCAATACGAGTCGCCTGGGATGCAGAAATACATGAAAGATCTGAAGCCAACGGTATTTGGAGATTTAATTGCCATGAACGCATTGTATCGTCCGGGACCTTTGGAGTATATTCCGTCTTTCGTTCGAAGAAAAAATGGCGACGAGGAAATCAAATACGATTTAGATGCCTGTGCGGAATATTTATCTGAAACCTATGGAATTACCGTTTACCAAGAGCAGGTAATGCTTTTGTCTCAGTCTTTGGCAGGATTTACAAAGGGTGAGGCCGACGTCTTGCGTAAAGCGATGGGTAAGAAACAAAAGGATGTACTAGATAAAATGAAGCCGAAGTTTGTGGAGCAAGCGGCAGCAAAAGGTCATGATGCCAAAATTCTGGAGAAAATCTGGAAAGACTGGGAAGCCTTCGCGAGTTACGCCTTCAACAAATCGCACTCAACTTGTTATGCTTGGATTGCTTATCAGACCGCTTATTTGAAAGCGCATTATCCTGCAGAATATATGGCTGCGGTACTTTCGAATAACATGAACGATATCAAACAAGTTTCGTTTTTCATGGAAGAATGTAAGCGTATGGGGCTGCAGGTTTTGGGACCAGACGTAAATGAATCGTACTATAAATTTACAGTAAACGATGATTATGCCGTTCGTTTCGGAATGGGAGCGATCAAAGGAGTTGGATCTGGAGCTGTTGAAACCATTGTAGAAAACAGAAAAGACGGAAGATATAAATCGATTTTTGATTTGGCGAAGCGTATTGACCTTCGTGCAGCCAACAAAAAAGCAATTGAAAACTTAGCATTGGCTGGAGGTTTTGATTCTTTTGAAGGAACAACCAGAGCACAATACTTCCACGATGATGGCGACGGAATAACTTTCTACGAAAAAGCAATGCGTTATGGATCGAAGTTTCAGGAAAATGAAAACTCATCGCAGGTAAGTTTGTTTGGAGAAACCAGCGAAGTGCAAATCGCTGAACCAGTTGTACCTCCGTGCGAAGACTGGAGTACAATGGAGAAACTGGCCAAAGAAAAAGAAGTTGTCGGAATCTATATTTCGGGGCATCCGCTTGACGATTTTAGATTTGAGATGAAATACTTCTGCAATTCTCGTTTGGAAGCGCTGAAGAGCATGAACGAATATGTTGGAAAAAACCTAATGTTTGCTGGAATTATCAATAACGTTCAGCATCGTGTTGCTAAAAACGGAAAAGGCTGGGCGGCTTTCAACTTAGAAGGTTATGATGAGAGTTATGAATTTAAGATTTTTGGGGAAGAGTATTTGAAATTCCGCCACTTCTTAATTCAGAACAATTTTGCCTTTTTGAAAATATTGATCAAAGACGGATGGGTAAATCATGATACTGGTAAAAAAACAGATCCGCGAATGCAGTTTGTTGAGATTCGCCAGCTACAGGATATTTTGGAAGCTTTCGCTAAAAAACTGATTGTATTATTGAATATTAAAGATCTTCATCCTGAATTTATTCATAAACTGAGTCATTTGTTTGCTGAAAACAAAGGGGAGAATTCTGTGACTTTTGAAATCATGGAATTGGAAAAAATAAAGCGCTTAGTTGAGGTAGAAACACCAGCCGATTTTGAAGCCGAAGATGCTGTTTTTGAAGCTGAGAATGAAAATGAAGATAGCGCGATGGAAGATACTAAGATTCAAGAAGTGAATGAGGTTGAAGAAATAAAAGTGGTAACCAAATTAACGATGCCTAGCCGTCGTCTGAAGGTTAGAATTTCAACTGAATTATTGCAGGAATTGGAGAAAATGCAGATTAATTTTAAACTCAACTAA
- a CDS encoding outer membrane beta-barrel protein, with the protein MKKNLFLLGLLVCSMATMAQTEKVEKPESWYFKLGGSYFNQTASTEFPEVGGQAPNRDVYSGTLANNKLVSRESVTGSFGQGFRSGITAGYRFSTRLGVEMSANYYISNSKTMAQTTDRLISYNPAASPAATYVSFTAEGQIKAFDLAPSLVMFLGEAHGFEPYTKVGVIVPIHGTLDIKTNREYTTFVGANQVAKTDAYSKDVVKPNATIGFMAAIGTSYKLGKNISAFAELEYRNFTVHGKTKETTDYTENGVDKLNTTTAFRAASYSANHTNYHSKIDANSNSMVTNAAGFDNTKATDDLSSYVGISGLGLTLGIKYSL; encoded by the coding sequence ATGAAAAAGAACCTATTTTTATTAGGATTATTAGTTTGCTCTATGGCCACAATGGCGCAAACAGAAAAAGTAGAAAAACCAGAAAGCTGGTATTTTAAATTAGGAGGATCATATTTCAACCAAACGGCTTCAACTGAGTTTCCAGAAGTAGGAGGTCAGGCACCAAACAGAGATGTATATTCAGGTACTTTAGCTAATAATAAATTAGTTTCAAGAGAAAGTGTAACAGGTTCTTTTGGGCAAGGTTTCAGAAGTGGTATTACTGCTGGTTACCGTTTTTCTACTCGTTTAGGAGTTGAGATGTCTGCAAATTACTATATCAGCAATAGCAAGACAATGGCTCAGACAACAGATAGACTTATTTCATATAATCCTGCTGCTAGCCCTGCTGCTACATATGTGAGTTTTACTGCTGAAGGACAAATTAAAGCTTTTGATTTAGCTCCATCACTTGTAATGTTTTTAGGAGAAGCTCATGGTTTTGAGCCTTATACTAAAGTTGGGGTTATTGTTCCAATTCACGGTACTTTAGATATTAAAACAAATAGAGAGTATACAACATTTGTAGGTGCTAATCAAGTTGCAAAAACTGATGCTTACTCTAAAGATGTAGTTAAGCCAAATGCAACAATTGGGTTTATGGCAGCTATTGGTACTTCTTATAAATTAGGGAAAAATATTTCTGCTTTTGCTGAATTAGAGTACCGTAACTTTACTGTTCATGGAAAAACAAAAGAAACTACTGATTATACTGAAAACGGTGTAGATAAACTAAATACTACAACTGCATTTAGAGCTGCTTCATATTCTGCTAATCATACAAACTACCATAGCAAAATCGATGCTAATTCTAATAGTATGGTTACAAATGCAGCAGGTTTTGATAATACAAAAGCAACAGACGATTTAAGTTCTTACGTTGGTATTTCTGGTTTAGGATTAACATTAGGAATCAAATACAGCCTATAG